In a single window of the Dreissena polymorpha isolate Duluth1 chromosome 3, UMN_Dpol_1.0, whole genome shotgun sequence genome:
- the LOC127872099 gene encoding uncharacterized protein LOC127872099, protein MCRGVPQGQNHQRGWSEHQHQPIPKLQLQKAFDEMYLLGNFIADGVMGPDVVNVPLYLSQLRMARVIGLKNAPPQKWRGYLEELEHFSSYLKYDKEYGNQGIAQYDLSAVHSDAVYSFVEPQTYSNIISVFQHRRGNVVDNPNYQLTDVNQCEDTKYEEIGMERELKSTGSENRSFQESNYSPLIDRNTKVPPPVAIKPHRATPQIPKIQGSPKLPARQPRPLSQMLSPTLKHDAIYTNDVPRTSIRPFQPELKEAIELKQERSLEYDQQRNTLESPNQPDVVDKPLPTVNDSLDVIKLSINDVCGYLKVLNLDKYEPKFRQEMIDGALMAALSKKILKKSLVMNGLEAVRIFKFSKEGHLPR, encoded by the exons ATGTGTCGTGGAGTTCCCCAAGGACAGAACCATCAGCGTGGGTGGTCAGAACATCAGCACCAACCAATCCCGAAATTGCAGCTTCAAAAAGCTTTTGATGAAATGTACCTGCTTGGAAACTTCATTGCCGATG GTGTCATGGGACCAGACGTGGTGAACGTGCCCCTGTACCTGTCTCAACTTCGCATGGCGCGCGTGATTGGCCTTAAGAACGCGCCTCCTCAGAAATGGCGAGGTTATCTTGAGGAATTGGAGCACTTCAGTTCCTATCTGAAATACGACAAAGAGTACGGAAATCAAG gaaTTGCCCAATACGACCTATCAGCGGTTCATTCTGACGCCGTCTACTCATTTGTTGAACCGCAGACATACTCAAACATAATCTCGGTGTTCCAACATCGTCGTGGGAATGTCGTAGATAACCCAAACTACCAGCTGACCGACGTGAACCAGTGTGAAGACACCAAGTACGAAGAAATCGGAATGGAACGCGAGTTGAAATCAACAGGTTCAGAAAATCGTTCTTTCCAAGAATCGAATTACAGTCCGCTTATCGACAGAAACACAAAGGTTCCCCCACCTGTCGCGATCAAGCCCCATAGGGCAACTCCGCAGATTCCAAAGATTCAAGGCAGTCCGAAGCTTCCCGCGCGCCAACCAAGGCCTCTTTCACAGATGCTCAGTCCTACCCTCAAACATGATGCCATCTACACGAATGATGTTCCCCGCACGTCCATTCGCCCCTTCCAACCGGAACTCAAAGAAGCTATTGAACTTAAGCAGGAACGCTCATTAGAATACGATCAGCAAAGAAACACTTTGGAATCGCCAAATCAGCCAGACGTGGTTGATAAACCGTTACCAACGGTTAACGACAGCCTTGATGTAATCAAACTGTCAATAAACGATGTATGTGGTTACCTTAAAGTGCTGAATCTTGATAAATATGAGCCCAAATTTCGGCAAGAAATGATTGACGGGGCGCTGATGGCCGCTCTGtccaagaagattttgaaaaagAGTTTGGTCATGAATGGGCTTGAAGCGGTGAGAATATTTAAGTTCTCCAAAGAAGGTCATTTGCCAAGGTAA
- the LOC127872100 gene encoding uncharacterized protein LOC127872100 — protein MDFDVEKNDYSVPEFYERFGKELPQVIMISQGFFGDIVEDTFDRESIIRIQTLSKQPRVVARVDTGDRSKLISIPLTYSEKVCVVKKHKCMFWRALNKSGFR, from the exons ATGGATTTCGACGTAGAGAAGAACGACTACAGCGTGCCCGAGTTCTACGAGCGATTTGGCAAGGAGCTGCCTCAAGTGATCATGATAAGTCAAGGATTCTTTGGAGACATCGTAGAAGACACGTTCGATAGAGAAAGT ATTATTCGCATCCAGACGTTATCTAAGCAACCTCGCGTGGTCGCCAGGGTCGACACGGGAGATCGCTCTAAACTGATCAGCATCCCGCTTACATACTCTGAAAAAGTCTGTGTCgtcaaaaaacacaaatgtatgtTCTGGAGGGCGTTAAATAAATCGGGTTTCCGTTAA